A single Lactuca sativa cultivar Salinas chromosome 8, Lsat_Salinas_v11, whole genome shotgun sequence DNA region contains:
- the LOC111909174 gene encoding uncharacterized protein LOC111909174 encodes MDKRKMMKRGNKEEATSTFMDMKSQRMDINSILKDIEDIVPSHMTWKEKKALENKKVVSLGGKPPKKQRLPLSVARVQMKKQKERDQKMLQQNMILGQVGGKRGSRSKRESESRKPEDRVLMSTAGRFRNGILDVKDLLKTGAPSRDRGFSGSRGTGSLGLGDGGGNKKKGGGGGGKKKHGKKGGRRKGHH; translated from the exons ATGGATAAGAGGAAGATGATGAAGCGAGGAAACAAAGAGGAAGCAACTTCTACATTCATGGATATGAAGTCTCAGAGGATGGACATAAATTCAATATTGAAAGATATTGAAGATATTG TACCCTCCCATATGACATGGAAAGAAAAGAAGGCTTTGGAAAACAAGAAAGTAGTTTCCCTTGGTGGAaag CCTCCCAAGAAGCAGAGATTGCCTCTAAGTGTAGCTCGTGTACAAATGAAAAAACAGAAAGAAAGGGATCAAAAGATGTTACAACAG aaTATGATACTTGGACAAGTTGGAGGGAAACGCGGAAGCCGAAGCAAACGGGAATCGGAATCACGTAAGCCGGAGGATAGAGTATTGATGTCAACTGCTGGCCGATTCAGGAATGGAATCCTTGATGTCAAAGATTTGTTGAAAACCGGTGCACCGTCTAGGGACCGTGGTTTTTCCGGCAGCCGTGGGACTGGCAGCCTTGGGTtgggtgatggtggtggtaatAAGAAgaagggtggtggtggtggtgggaaaAAGAAGCATGGAAAGAAAGGTGGTCGCCGGAAAGGCCATCATTAA